A window of archaeon BMS3Bbin15 genomic DNA:
CTCTCTGTTTCCACTCTTCCATGCAGAAATCTCATCATCTATGAGTCTGAACATAAATTCTATCTCAAGCTTTGCCTCGTCTGGCGGAAGATTTCCCTTAACTTTGATTATATCATAACCTTCCTCTTCATACAGGTTTTTAACTTCAGCCGTCAGTTCACCCATTATCTGCTTCTCACTTCTATATACACTCTCGTAACCCGAGAGATAAGGCAAAAGGTCGTCATCAAATAGAGTAAATCTTTCAGCTTCAATATCCCTATAAAACTTCTCAGGCTTTGTCTCTGCAAAAACCTGATTTATACCTGTAAGAAGCCTGGCAGCCACATCAACCTTTTCATCCTCAAAAAGGTTATCAAAAACAGACAGAACTTTTTTTAAATATTCTCCTTTCTGAACATCATGAGAAAGCTCTCTGGTGGGCTCTGTAAAAGCCCTGAACATCTGGAAATAAGCTTCCCTCCTTAAAGCCTGGACATCTGCATACGCATCCTCATCCTGAGGAAAAAGAGGTTCATGGGCTATACTGGGCTTTTTATCCTCAATAAACTTTACCCAGTGATCTCTATCCTTTATATTCATTGAATTTATCCAGAATAGATATTTAAACTTCTTAATGAAAGTCTTCCAGTCCCTGGCAAGTTCAGGGTCATAATACCATCTTATATGGTCATTTTCTTCAAATATATCTCTGGGTTTGGCTGGCATATTAACACCTCTTATTTAATAAGGTAAGTACATACTTAAACAAATTTAGAAATAGAAAAAAATATAAATTAAAAGAGAATTACTTCTGTTTTAATGTTGATATTGGAAAGTCATCATTGGGCATAGCATAAAAGACAGAACCTATCCTGAAAATTCTCCTTTTATCTTTAATACCTGAGATAAATCCTTTCAGGTTTCTGTAATAGCCAAACTTCATTGCCTCAGTGGAACACTTGGTAGAACATGCACCCCACAAACCTTCATAAACCACTTCTTCAACTTCATCTCTCTTTTCAGCAAGCTTTCTTCCAACAAGTACCTCGCCATTCTCATTTACAAGCCTGCCTTTATCATCCCTCTTAACATTGCCTATCTCATCAGAGGCAACAGAGGCAACACCAACACTATCATAGGAATACCTGTAGATTTTTTTAAGGTCTTCCTTGGTGTATGTCTTTCTGTAATCTACCCTATGCATACAGAAGTCACACTTTATAACCTTACCTGTTTTTGAATCATACTGTGGTGCGCCATAGGGACATGCCTGCATACAGCGCTTGCAGCCTATACAGGCTTCGCTGTCCACAAAGACAATACCATCTTTCCCACGCTTCTGCATGGCACCAGTGGGGCATGATTCGACACAGGCTGCAGGTGAACAGTGATAGCAGGGCATTGGCATATAAAGAGTCTTAACTCTTCCATCAACCTTCTTCGGACCTATCTGAATAACCCTTATATTTCTTGGACCCATACCGAGTTCATGCTCCATCTTACAGGAGGTTTCGCAGGAAAAGCAGCCAATACAGCGTTTGATGTCAATAAACATAACAACAGTGCTATCACTGGGCTCCTTCTGGTCAACTTCCTGCATACCATAACCTTCAAAAACCTCTACATTCATCTAACTCTCTCCTTCTCGGGAACTCTATCTATGGGGATGCCATTATTATCCCAATCCCTGTAAACTGCACTTGCAGGTGAAACAAGTAAATTATTAACATCCTCGGCAAAAAAAACAGAACCAACTTCAATGGCTCTGATTTCTCTAATTTTAGTAAGTCCAAATTTCCATGTGTTTGAAGGGGCAATAATAAGTTTTTTTAAATAACCGGGCAGGGGCTCTTTAAGCATCTCAGGTACAGTTTTCTTCTTTTTTCCCTGAGATTTCTTACTCTTTACTGATGACGCCAATTCAATGCCTCCTTATAAAAATGAAATCAATGAACTTAAAAAATAAAAATTTAAAGAGATAGGGGGTTTATCCCCTTTACTTCTTTATTACAGCTTTGGTTATATGGGTTACCCTCTCTGGCAGCTTCCCTGGTTTAAGTCTTATTCTCGGTATGAAAAGAGTCTTTTCAGGGAATGTATATGCTGGAGAAACCAACAGGTCGGTATCTGCCTTGTTATTGAAGAACACATTTGTAGCCATTATAGCATTGCGTTCTCTAAAGTATGTCATTATATCTGCTGGATTTCCGAAATAGATAGCACTGGTTGAACACTTAGTCACACAGGCTGGCTGTAAACCCTTGTCAACTCTGTGCATACAGTAGTCACATTTTATAACCTTACCTGTTCTTGAATCCCACTGAGGTGCACCGAAGGGACATGCCTGCATACAGCGCTTGCAACCTATACAGGCTTCGCTGTCAACAAAGACAATACCATCTTTCCCACGCTTCTGCATGGCACCGGTAGGGCATGATTCAACACAGGCTGCATGGCCACACATAAAGCAATTCATTGGATAGTACATTGCCTTGGTATGCCTGCCCACTTTCTTCGGACCTATCTGAATAACCCTCATTCTCCTGGGACCCATCGGATCCTCATGCTCCATCTTACAGGAGGTCTCACAGGAAAAACAACCTATACATCGCTTGAAATCAATAAAGAAGGTAAGGTGATCAGGTGATACACCCCACCTTACTGAACCCTGAGCCTCAAAAAGACCGATTTTCTTATTTCTTTCAAGCCCCTGTAATGCAGTCTCCTGATCCGCATTGTAAAGGGAATCCTTATCCGTGTAAAGCTCGACCATCTTTCACACCTCCTATTTTGTCTCCCATTTATCTCTGGGCACACCTACATAGTAGATACCAGAGCCTTTCTGGGTAAACCTTGTGTATGTACCCAGCGAAACACTTTTCTCCTTCTCAGGATCAAGATAGTCTTTGGGTGCTCTCTTAACCGTGGAAAGATATTCCTTGGTCTTCTCAACAGCCTTATCCGGGTCATCATCCAGACGATATACCCTGACGAGATTACACTTGTACTGAGCCTGAGTATAGAATGGGTCTTTGACTGTAGTATCCACAAGCTCGTTGATATTGCTGTAGGGATAGAAAGGCTGATACTTATCAGTTCCTTCCGAACCCCATACTTCACCTTCATCTACCATCTCATTCACCCAGGCAGGACCAACTATCTTACCGTAGTCGTTCTCAACAACAACTGTATCACCATCTTTTATATTGAGAGCCTTTGCAGCATCAGTGTGAATGTTGATAAACCTATGGGGCTCAAGCTCCACCATCCATGGCCACCAATGACCCATCTCATGGAAGTGAGCCACAAGCCTGCCTGTGCAGAGTATAAGTGGATACTTCTCCCACAAATCTGGCCTTGCCACAGGGGCATTGTTGGACTCAATATGGATTGGCATTGGATACCAGCCTATCTGCTCAAGAGCAGTAGAGTATAGTTCAACTTTACCGCTGGGTGTCGGGAAGCGCTTATCAGTACCTGGATAGTTAACTCCTTCTTTATACATAATCCACTGGGCGCCTCTGATAGTAGCTTCCGGGTCTGAGAATATCATAGACTCATCTTTGGTCTCAGCAGGCCACATAACTCCACCTTTTGGAGACTTCTCCGGGTCCATTAAATCGTCAGTAATTCCGGACACAAAGCTCTCCTGAGAGTGGAACCAGTTCTGGCACACCCTTTCATTTATTTCTATTGTGGTACCAGTATATTTTGGATCATCAGGCACAGGCTCTCCCAACTCATCTTTGGTTGCCCACCAGCTCTTACCATCAGGAGCATAGTATGCCTCACCAAATTCAAAACGCTTTGCCAGGCCAGCCCAGAAATCTATATCTGCACGGCATTCCCACTGCCTCTCAATTATCTGATTATGCCACTGCACAAGCCTGTTATTGCCGTGATGTACAACACCACTATGTTCAAAGAAGCTTGTAATCGGGAATGCAGCATGCATCCAGCTCATTGTCTCATTTGGATGGAAACTCAGGTGTACACCCAGATACAGGTTCTTCATATACTCTCTAACTTTGTTGTTATCTGGCCACTGCACAGCATGGTTACCATTCCATATCAGACCCTTAACAGGATATGGCTTACCTGTATAACCAGGGTCTATTGTGCAGGCACTTGATGTATCTCCCCATGGTATGATTTTATCAGACAGCTGAGGCTCTTTGATCTTTGCAACATAATTTTTCAAATCCTTACCTGCACTCAGCACAGGTCTGCAGTTGTGGAGCCAGTTCCAGCCACCACCTTTCACACCAACATTACCTGTTATAGCTACAAGAGCCTGGTATGACGCATTTCCATTACCTGCATTGTACTGCTGGGCAGTACCGAGACAGCCTGAGAAGTGAGTTCTCCTCGGGTAAGCCATCAATTCGGCAGCCGTTCTGATATCTTCAGCAGGCACCCAAGTGATATTTTCTGCCTTCTCTGGAGTATAGTCTTTAACCAGTTCTGCATATTTCTCAAAGCCAACCGTCCACTTATCAATAAACTCACGATCAATACCGTCAATTTCATGAATCAGCACATGGGCAATTGCATTACCAAGATAGGCATCGGTTGTAGGCCTCAGTCTCAGTGCAAGGTCAGCCTTTGCCATAGTTGCATTGAACCTCGGGTCAACCACAATGAACTTTGCACCCTGTCTCTCCTGGGCTTCAATCCACCATTTCATGGTGATAACTTCAAGAGCTGCTGCATTCGACCCGGAAATGAATATAGTATCACTGTTCATCGCGTCCTGAACCGGGTTGAAAAGCCTTAGAAACTCCTTGGCACCATAAACATACTGCCCTCTTGCACCTGG
This region includes:
- the fdhF_1 gene encoding formate dehydrogenase H, with protein sequence MVVLKRAQESVKDYDTMRYTTCDNMCESGCGLKVFLKEGRIVDIWGDEEHPQNYGSVCPKGTANYQHAYNPLRAKYPVIREDNVNGKFRRVTWDEGLDFVAERLKYIREKWGNHTVAAHRTGRSSYGNKLGGSRFLAMYGTPNIYGQGPLCCESPGARGQYVYGAKEFLRLFNPVQDAMNSDTIFISGSNAAALEVITMKWWIEAQERQGAKFIVVDPRFNATMAKADLALRLRPTTDAYLGNAIAHVLIHEIDGIDREFIDKWTVGFEKYAELVKDYTPEKAENITWVPAEDIRTAAELMAYPRRTHFSGCLGTAQQYNAGNGNASYQALVAITGNVGVKGGGWNWLHNCRPVLSAGKDLKNYVAKIKEPQLSDKIIPWGDTSSACTIDPGYTGKPYPVKGLIWNGNHAVQWPDNNKVREYMKNLYLGVHLSFHPNETMSWMHAAFPITSFFEHSGVVHHGNNRLVQWHNQIIERQWECRADIDFWAGLAKRFEFGEAYYAPDGKSWWATKDELGEPVPDDPKYTGTTIEINERVCQNWFHSQESFVSGITDDLMDPEKSPKGGVMWPAETKDESMIFSDPEATIRGAQWIMYKEGVNYPGTDKRFPTPSGKVELYSTALEQIGWYPMPIHIESNNAPVARPDLWEKYPLILCTGRLVAHFHEMGHWWPWMVELEPHRFINIHTDAAKALNIKDGDTVVVENDYGKIVGPAWVNEMVDEGEVWGSEGTDKYQPFYPYSNINELVDTTVKDPFYTQAQYKCNLVRVYRLDDDPDKAVEKTKEYLSTVKRAPKDYLDPEKEKSVSLGTYTRFTQKGSGIYYVGVPRDKWETK
- a CDS encoding nitrate reductase delta subunit, whose amino-acid sequence is MPAKPRDIFEENDHIRWYYDPELARDWKTFIKKFKYLFWINSMNIKDRDHWVKFIEDKKPSIAHEPLFPQDEDAYADVQALRREAYFQMFRAFTEPTRELSHDVQKGEYLKKVLSVFDNLFEDEKVDVAARLLTGINQVFAETKPEKFYRDIEAERFTLFDDDLLPYLSGYESVYRSEKQIMGELTAEVKNLYEEEGYDIIKVKGNLPPDEAKLEIEFMFRLIDDEISAWKSGNREKAIGLLNMQKDFLHKHMIHWLPWLCDDVAVLEFKKGIAEKFRGDVRDIQSYTGEVVEIDFYRGAAILLKTLLEHDYNQIEALERVAENLDSEKLKETMQELPEIDMKKENYFLIRRSE
- the ttrB_1 gene encoding tetrathionate reductase subunit B precursor encodes the protein MVELYTDKDSLYNADQETALQGLERNKKIGLFEAQGSVRWGVSPDHLTFFIDFKRCIGCFSCETSCKMEHEDPMGPRRMRVIQIGPKKVGRHTKAMYYPMNCFMCGHAACVESCPTGAMQKRGKDGIVFVDSEACIGCKRCMQACPFGAPQWDSRTGKVIKCDYCMHRVDKGLQPACVTKCSTSAIYFGNPADIMTYFRERNAIMATNVFFNNKADTDLLVSPAYTFPEKTLFIPRIRLKPGKLPERVTHITKAVIKK
- the dmsB gene encoding anaerobic dimethyl sulfoxide reductase chain B, which translates into the protein MNVEVFEGYGMQEVDQKEPSDSTVVMFIDIKRCIGCFSCETSCKMEHELGMGPRNIRVIQIGPKKVDGRVKTLYMPMPCYHCSPAACVESCPTGAMQKRGKDGIVFVDSEACIGCKRCMQACPYGAPQYDSKTGKVIKCDFCMHRVDYRKTYTKEDLKKIYRYSYDSVGVASVASDEIGNVKRDDKGRLVNENGEVLVGRKLAEKRDEVEEVVYEGLWGACSTKCSTEAMKFGYYRNLKGFISGIKDKRRIFRIGSVFYAMPNDDFPISTLKQK